The segment ACATCAGTACTTAAGCCATAAGTATATTTTGATCCGGGATTATGTTTTAGTGGCAGTGCTGCTACTGCTTTCATTTTGGCCAATGCATTCCCTTTAAAATAACCAAGACCTGATGGAATATTATTTTTAGCATAAATAGCTCTCATTGTATCAGAGCCGGAGGCCGGATAGCCGATGCCAGATGTATGCGTCAGCAAATCCCGAAAAGTAATTTCACGTTTAGCCGCAATAGTGGTATAGCTTGTATCAGAAGCATTGTAGCTATTGATCAGTTTTGGTTTTTTAAACTCAGGTATAAAATCAGATATAGGTTGATCGAGGGTAAGCCTTCCTTGCTCAAGCAACTGCATAATTGCCAAACTTGTAATTGCTTTGGTCTGGCTCATAATCCTGAAAATCGCATCAGCCTGCATTTTTGTTTTACTCGAACGATTCGCATATCCACTTCCTTTATAATAAACAACCTGATTGTCTTTGACTATAATTACAACAGCACCAACAAGCCAGTTTTGATCTTGATAATTTTTCAAGATGGTATCAATTTGCGCTAATCGTTGATAATTAAACCCATGATGTTGTTTTACTATTGGTGAAAGGGTTTGTGCAAAGACACATTGCAGTGCAAAAAGGGCTAAAAATAACCCTGTTATTTTTTTCATTCGTGATTTTGATTAGGGTGATTTAACTGGGTATTTAGTGTTTGCCAGATTTAAATAAAGACGAGCAAAATGAAGTTACTTGTTTTCCTGAATTTTCGAGAGGTCGTCAACGATTTTATTCTACAAAATCCAGGTCCTTATGAAATGTTTCCTTCGATAATATTGCAGCAACAATTGTTATTGCCATAATAATTACCGCTGCAATCCATCCACCGGTATAATAATCAGTAGCACCTCTCAATAATTGAAACAAAGGAAGTATAAGTATGGCAAGCATACCTCTTACCATATTCGGTATTGTTGTTGCTGCTGTTGCCCGAATGTTGGTACCAAACTGTTCTGCCCCCATTGTCACAAAAATGGCCCAGAAGCCTGCACCAAAACCAAGTCCGCCGCAGATCCAGTACATTCTGCTTGCAGAACCATTCCATTGTGATGTAAAAAATAAAATCATGAAGAATATGGTAATGCCATAAAATATATACAATGCTTTTTTTCTGCTCTTCAACCATTGACTAAGCACACCAATGAGTATATCACCCAGTGAAATTCCTGCATAAGCAAACATGATCGATTTACCGGGATCGATTTTTTCTGTAATACCCATATACTTACCAAACTCGTTGGAAAATGTGATTAATACACCAATCACAAACCAGGTGGGCAAACCAATAAGAATACTTAACAGGTAACGTTTAAAACGATCTTTGTTATTAAACAACATGAAGAGGTTACCTTTTTGCACGTTTGCTTTTTGCACTGTATGAAACATACCTGACTCAGAAACTGAAACACGCAGGAGCAACAATGCTATACCCAAGCCTCCACCCACAAAATAGCAAGTACGCCAATCGAAATAAAGTTTTAATACAAATGCTGCCACTGCGCCTGTTAAGCCAACACCTGCAACAAGTGATGTTGCCAGTCCTCTTTTTTCTTTTGGAGTGAGTTCTGATACCAATGTAATGCCTGCCCCCAACTCTCCCGCCAAACCAATGCCTGCAATAAAGCGGATGACTTTGTATTGATCTGTTGTTTGCACTAATCCATTAGCTATATTGGCAATGGAATATAAAAGTATAGAACCAAACAACACACTTAAGCGTCCTTTCTTATCTCCCATTACACCCCATAATATTCCTCCAATGAGTAAGCCCCACATCTGCCATTGAATAATGGCTTCACCTTCTGTGAGCAATTGTGCATCTGTTAAATTTAATGAGCGAAGACTTTCCACCCTTACAATACTGAATAGTAACAGATCGTAGATATCAACAAAATAACCCAATGCAGCTACCAGCACTGCCACACTAAATATTGATTTATCCTTTTGTTCAGTCATAGTCAATGGCCCGCTGCTTGTGGTTTGCTTTTGTTCTGTTAACGGCATATAATCGTTCTTAGTAATAACTATTAAAATGCAAAGAAAGAAACTGGTTTTAAAAAGCCCCGGTAGCCGTTCACCGGGGCACGAGAAACTGCTGCTTATAAGAAAGCTTCTTTATTAAATTTTACTGATAGATAAGCCAGGCTGTTGCTGTACAATCTTTATCAGCTGTTGCTCTTATCCAGTGTGCACTGTAGCCATCAGGGAAAACATATTCAACAGTTTTGCCGGCGGCCACTTTTATTTTTTTGTATTCATTCCATCCGTTATGATCTACATCCACTTCCAGGGTGATCGTTATATCCTTATCTGCGGTTAAAGAGATTTTCTTTTTATCATAACCAGTCATCAGGTATGGAAGTGATGGTTGATTCGCTTTTACCTGACTGTTTTTCCAAACACCACCTTCACCAACCGGCTTGCCTAATTTCCAAACATCATCAATACCACCAAACCAAAGACCGTTGCTGTTATTATTACTATTGAAATAATGTCCGTCTTTTGCAGCATTTATTTTTGTTCCGCTTATCACAAGTAAACCACGCCATGTGCAATAATCAATAATTTTCTTTTTATGCGTTGTAATTGGACGAATGGCTGCAAAGCCAGACTCTCTTCCTATTTCATACAAAGTGCCATGAGCGTTCAGCATATATCTTTCCGATTCAAGTTCTCTTGCATTACGATAAGAAAATGTTTCATACTTGTGTGAGGTTTTTGGCAAACGGAAAGTACCCGTTTTATCTTTTACAATAACTGACGCTTCATCCACTTCAAAATCTTTCTTGAAGGAGAGCAACTTCTCCATTTGTTTCGTACTGTCGGCAACAGCAGTTACAACTTCAAGTTTCTCATCTAACTCTGCATATTCTTTTTTACCGTTGCTGATATTGAGTATTTGTAAATTTTTATTATGGCCCGCAGGACGAATCAAATTTGCATGCACATCACCGGCTTCATCAATACCTGCAATTGAATTAAACATGGCATCCTGTTTTACATGCGGCTTACCCGTAAAATGAAAGAATGCTGATGCTGTACAGTTTTTATTCGATTTTATTCTTATCCAGTTTGCAGAAAAATCAGCGGGGAAAATAAGATACTGGTAACCTTTTGCTGCAACAGTGATCTTTTTATAGTTCGTCCATTTATTATTACCTGCTTTATCAATTTCCAATGTAAATGATACTGCTTCTTCCGCATTGTGACTAAGATGCAGTATTTTTTTTCCGAAGCCATTAACCAAAAAAGCATCTGAAGGTACACCTGCTTTTACAGCATCTTTTATCCAGGGTCCACCCCAACCATTTGCTGCACCCCATTGTTTCAGATCGGCAAAATTTCCAAACCATAAATTGGATTGTGAACGGCCAGCCATTGGATTTTCAAGTATCGATGTTTCATCTGTTGCAATAACCAACTTCCCATTCCAGTTACAGAAATCAGGAACATAACGCAGGTGATTACTGATGGGTGAAATACCTGCTGTGTTTTTGTAAGAGAATGTTTTAGGAAAATCATAAAACATACCAAACATATCCATCAACATTTTATTATTTCCAATTTCTCTTATGCGTGGCCACTCGGTAAACCATCCGCCCAAACCTTCGTAAGTACGGGTTGATTTTGGCAACCGGAAACTGTACCATTTACCATTATCCAATAGTTTTAAAATAACTGAACGTTTATCCCAACCCATGCTCCATGCCGGAGCATTATCATCAGGTGCACCATAAATTCCACCGGGACCTGTTACTTCAGTAAATTGTCTTCTTTCAATGATCCTCCATTCTTTCCCATCCCACTCTGCTAATACACCTTTCTCTTCATCATTTTTTGGTGCAGCACCAGCCTTCAGATCTTCTTTTCCTATATCAAAAACTTTATGCTCGCCATTGTTCGCAATGATCAATCTTTTCTGTGCAGTGTAACCGCCTTTCCCATGCCAACCAGGTACCGGTTTATTGAAAAGTTTATTTACTGCAAGCGTGTGCACATTCACTTCATACAGCATGCCTTCCATGTCATAGAAATAAACCATGTTAGCTGGATCAAATAAATGTCTTGCAGTTGCGGTCATTCTTCCCGGCATCACTGTTAGGGGTATTACTCTTACTTTTCCATTAGCATCGATTAAATAAGAACCGGTAATCAATTGATTTGATTCTCTATGAATCATCCTGTTTGCAGGTGTTCCTCCAACGCTTTCGGGATGAATAATCATATTCAAATTTGAATCGATGCTGTAAAGTTTATCTGAACTTCCATTGGGGCAATGTGGTGAATAAGTAACCATCCACAATTTACCGGCCCATGGCACAGTGGCGCCAATACCCACCTCTCTACCCTCTAACTTTTTATCATAATTCCCATCTGTTCCAATTGGTTCGCATGCAGTTGATCCACCTTCATTAAATACAGTAAGATGCGGATATACGCCGCTGATCTGTAACGGTTTTTTGGACGACGGCTTCAATGTAATACCCGTTGATACTGTTGTTTGAGCTGTTATTGTTGCAGCAGCACATATGGCCATGGCACACATAATGCTTCCAGCTGAAAATATCTTTCGCTTCATGTATTAAAAAATTAGTTGAATTATATTTTTGAATTAGTGCCTTTACTGATAGTTGGGATTTTGTGTAAGACCCGGGTTTTGTATACGGTCAACATTTGGGATGGGCCATAAGTATTGCCTGTTTTTATCGAAGTTGCGATCTGCAAGTTTTTTTACATCAGTACCAAAAACAGAGTAATCAGGAACACCATCATCATCCAGCGGCGTAACTCCGGGGAAAGGCCATTTGCTGCGGTTTTGTGCGGCAGGATCGGGCAATCCAATCACTGGTTTCGTTAATGCTTTTTCTGCAAGCTTCCATCGTATAAGATCCATATAACGCAAACCTTCCAAAGGAAACTCTACCCTTCTTTCCCTGCGAACAATCCTTTTCAATTCAGTTGCATTGACTGATGTTACTGAGGGGTAAGATGCCACTGCTGTTACAGCTACACCATAAGCTCTTGCTCGTACCTGATTAATTGCGTTGAGAACAGATGCATCGATTTCGCCCAATTCAATTTTTGCTTCAGCATACGTCAATAATATTTCTGCATACCTGAATAAAATAGCATCATTATCTTCTCTTAAACGATCGGCCCATGTCTGATCAATTCCTTTGCGCCATAAAAACCCGGTAAAGCTGGCGAACTGTGCAACCGCACGGGTATCTCTGTTACTCACTCTCCTGTTTTCTTTTGAACTGAATACAGTTAATGTATCGGGATGTGGTTGATAAGAATAACCTAACCATTGCGTATTGAATTCAACAATGTTTGCAGTGAGACGGGGATCACGGTTTGCAAACGGATTTTTCGGATCATACAAAGCTGATTCATCAATAGGTAATCCATCTTTACATTCATACGCATCGAAAATTTCACGTGTTGGAATCTGTGCACCAAATCCACCTGCATTTCTGCAAATAAAATCCTGCACAAATCCTCCGGCATTAAAAACTTTCTGCGCTTCATCTCTCGGAATACTGATGATGATTTCTTTACTCGTTTCCCCTGCTTTCAGAAACAGATCACGATAGCTTGCATGTAAAGCATATGTACCTCCTGTTGCCAACTGCATAACTGCAGCAGCAGCATCTCTTGCGATATCCCATTTACCTTCATACAACGCAATCCTTGCTTTAACGGCAAGTGCCGAGCCTCTTGTAAAACGTTTAACCTGCGATGTTGTAAATGATACTGGAAGATTTGCGATAGCAAAATCAAGATCTGCAAAAATGAACGTCAACACTTCACTCTTCGCTGTTCTCGTAACATTATATGCCTGTGAAATTTCAATGGGTTCTTTAATTAAAGGCACATCACCAAAATGAGTAATCAAACGACCGTATTCGTAAGCACGCACCAAACGAACTTCTGCTTCAAGCCTTGTTATTACAGAAGCAGGTGTATTGGCTGCCGCACGATCTTTATTTGCAATAAATGCATTGACTCTTGCAATTGCTTTGTAAGCATTCGTCCATAAACTCAAAGCAAAGGCATCATCAGCATTCATGGTGCCAAAGGTTACGGTATTGCCTAACTGTGCACGATGCCAGGCATTATCACTAAAATATTCGTTATCGTTTGCCCAGAAATCGGCACGGTAAAGATCATTCACCGCAAGTTCAAGCTCTGTTTGGTTTGAGTAGAATCCACCTGTTGATGGTTCTGAAAGCGGATTAAGATCAAGCTTGGTGCAGGCACTCAAAGCTGTTGCCAGTATTATAGTAAAATATATTTTTTTCATTGTTGTTTTATTTAGCAGTAACAATCATTTAAAACCTAACGCTTATGCCACCCATAATGGTTGTAACAATCGGATAACCTAAGTTGGCCGCTTCAGGATCGGCACCAATGTATTTCGGGAAATGATGAATAGAGAACAGATCATTTACAGCAGCATAAAAGCGGATTGATTGCACAGCAGCCCGTTTCAGAAATGCCTGTCTCATACTATAGCCAAGCGTAATATTCTTTACTCTGAAATATGCACCGTTCACAAGCCAATGATCTGACACCAGGTAGTTGTTACCATTTGATGTTCTTGACAAACGGGGAAACGTTGCTGCTTTATTTTGTTCTGCTGAATTGTTTACACTCCATAAACGGCCCACCATTGCGCTCGGCATATTACCAAATGCTTCAGCAAATGGCTGTATAGATTCACTTGGTAATAAACTCAGTTTTTTACCTACTCCCTGAAATACCAATCCGAAATCAAAATTTTGATAGTCAAGACGGATATTACCACCATAAATATATCTTGGCAATGAACCACCTAATACTTCTCTGTCTTTATCTGAACTGATACTGCCATCTTTATTCAAATCATTGTACTTCATATCACCCGGCTTTGTATTAGGGAACACCGGGCTTGCTGCTACTTCTCCTGCATTCTGGAAAATGCCGCCGGATCTGTAACCATACCACGAATTAAATTCATAACCTTTCAGGTTTACGATACTTCCCAATGAGCCGGGGTTACTGATTGTAATCACTTCTGTTTTTGCATCAGACAGGTTTGCAGCTACAGAATAATTCACTTTACCAAAATGATCTCTCCAACCCAATTCAATCTCCCAACCTTTTGCACCTATCGTACCCAGGTTGTCATATGGATCATTAAAGCCAACATAGTTTGGAATGTCAGAGATGAGAAGAATGTCTCTTGTTCTGCGAACAAAATAATCTGCAGTAACTGTAAGCCTGCTGTTAAGTAATGTCATGTCGATACCAACATCGGTAGTGCTGGTTGTTTCCCAACTGATATCTTCAATGGCAAAATCAGTTTGTGCATAACCTGTAAGTGGCACAACTGCAGTGCCCTGATAAAACAAAGCTGTGCTTGCAGCAAGTGAAGCCTGGTAGGGATAATTACCTATACGCTCGTTGCCCGCTTCGCCGTAAGAAGCACGCAGTTTAAGAAATGAAAGCCACTTTACATCTTTCAAAAATGTTTCTTCTGAAAGCACCCAGCCGGCAGACACAGATGGGAACATTGCATCACGATAGTTCTTTCCAAAGCGTGAAGATTTATCGTAACGTATATTACCCTGAATAAAATAGCGATCATTAAAACTATAATTCACTCTCCCAAAAAATGAACGTAGCGCCGATTCTGAAGCATTGCCTGAGTTGTCACGGAATTCCTGCGAGCCAACACTCAGGTAGGGAAATGTTGTTAACGGAAATCCATCTCTTGATGCAGAAATCGATTCGAAGTAATTATAATTTTCTTCATAACCTGCCAATGCCTCAATGCTGTGATACTTACCAATGTCTTTACGATAGTTTGCAAGAAACTGTCCGTTCATGATCAGGTTTTCTGTGCGGCCCTCGTTTAAGAAAGTAGTTGAACGGAGGTTTGTGAAAATTACACGTGACGGATCGTTAATATCTGTGAACCTGATTTGCTTTGCAAAGGTTTTATTTTTATCAAAATCAAAACTGGGCGAAATCAAAGCAGTTAATGTAAGATCTTTAATAGGTTTCACATTAATGGCTAACCTGCCAAGCAGTTGGCTTTGTGTACTCTTACCAAAACCACCTTCGTAAATCTGTGCAAGCGGATTACGTCCATCTTTGCCCGGAGCATATCGTCCGTCAGAATAATAATCATCATAAATAGGTGGCAGTACTCTTCCTTCGTACACAGGACTGCCAAAACCCGGTGTTGAAACTGTTGACTTTGTTGTGGTACGTCTATATGCAATGTCAAGATTTACTGAAATGCGGTCATTGATCTGCAGATCATTGTTGAGACGCACCAGGTAACGGTTATAATTAAAGTTATCATAAAACGCACCTGCATTCTGATAACCCAACGAAGCTTTTGTTTTCAGTTTACCAGTACCCATTGTAAATACAAGGTCGTGCCGCTCACGTGGTGCAAACCTGTACTTCATTGTTGCACGTTGCCAATCGGTATTTGGAAATCTGTCGGGGCTTACTTTGTTACTATCGAGGTAAGAATTAATAAACGCCTGTGGATAGGGCCCTGATGATGCGCCATCGTTGACCGACTGCTCATTAAAATAGCGCATGTAATCCTGCACACCAACAAAGGATGGTAATGATGTTGGCGTTTGCACGGCATACTCATAATTATATTCAAGACTTGACTGACCATTCTTTGCACGCTTGGTGGTGACCAGTACTACACCGGCCGCACCTCTTGAACCATAGATTGCCGCTGAAGCTGCATCTTTCAAAACAGAAATACTTTCAACATCATTTGGATTTACATTATCGATGCTGTTAACAGGAACACCATCAACCAAAATCAACGGACTATTTTCACCGGTAGTGGTAATACCACGTATGCGGATAGATGCCCCTGAACCGGGGGCGCCGCTACTGCGTGTAACAGAAACACCGGAAATACTTCCCTGCAATGCTTCCGATACCTGAACTGTTTGACGGCCTCCAACATCTTTTGCGCCAATGGTTGATACAGAGCCGGTGAGATCTTTTTTCTTTTGTGTACCATAACCAACTACTACCACTTCATCCATACCTTTTACTTCAGCAGCAAGACGGATGGAAAGATTGTCTTCCGTAATGTCCACAGTTGTGGTTCGGTAATTCACAAAGGTTATCGTCAATTTTTTTACAGTTGTGGCAACCTGTAATGTGAATTGACCTGATTCGTTTGTTGTAGTACCAACGGTGGTGCCCTCAGCTACCACACTAACACCTGCCAATGGCAGATTGCTGGCGGCATCGGTTACAGTACCCTTTATTGTTTTGTTTTGTGCCAGCACGGGTAGAGTAAGTAAAAGGCAGAGGGAAAAGAATAACAGCAGTTTTTGTTTCATTGTGCAATCGTTTTTAGATTTGAGACTTTAGCAGGAAAGGCTTAAAAAATAAATGAGGATATAAATTTAGATTTGCAGTGCAGGGTATTCCAACTTTTGGCCTGTGCAATACAAAACCAAAACTTTGAACAACTTAACTAACTGCAAATAAGTATTTTGCAAACCCATGCCACAGCAAAATGAACAATACGAAAGCAAGGAATCGTTCTATCATTTAGACCTTTGTTGTCGTATGGCAGCAGAAAAAGTTGGAAAGGCATCATTTGAGAGCTGGACAAACGGAGATTACCTGCGTTTAAGTGGTCAGCTTTTCAGACAAACGAATGTGCAAATAAGCCCAAGTACATTGAAGCGTATTTTCGGCAAGCTCAAAACAACCGACAGGTATTATCCTCAAAAAGCAACACGTGATGCACTTGTGCAATACAATGGCTATAATGATTGGGATACATTTGTAGCAAAATACCCTAAACCTGTTGCAACGAAAGAAGAAGAGCCGGTTGATGAGTCAACAAAAAATATCTCAGCAAAAACCGTTTCTAAAAAAGGAAGGAATATCTACATAATAGCTGCGTTAATATTCATCGCTGTGATTATTTTTTGGGCTTTGCAAAAAAACAAATCAGTCCAAACCGTTACTTCTGCTGATGTCGACTTGCTTTGCAGTAAGCCGGAAGGTGAAGCACCTCACTCAACTACATTTACCATAAAACTTGCAAATAGTTTTAAAGGAGATAAAGACAAGTTTACGATTGATTTTGGTGATAATCATCGGGAGAAAGAAATAGATGACGGTTTAACCATTTCACATTATTATGAAGTACCCGGCCGATACTATGCACGTTTGAAATACAATGGAACTCCGGTTGACTCTGTATCGGTTTATCTCAAAACAAACGGGTGGACAGCTACCGCACAATTACAATTCGATACTTCAAAAGTGTATCCCGTTAACATTAATCGCTATACCAAAACCGGCAAGCTTGAAGTAACGGCAAACGAAGTAAGCTCCGCAGGTGTTGACACAAGCAAAGCCTTCTTTGTGCATTTTGTAAACACAAAACCGTTACCTGTTGATGCTGATAATTTTGAATTAAATCTGTGGGTAAGCACCTCTCTTCCACGCCCGGGAATACGTTGTTCGCAAGCGGATATAACAATTTATGGTGAACAATCGAGTCACGTTGCCAGGTTCATCAAACCAGGTTGTGTAACCTGGGCATTACTGAATTTTTCCGAAATTCATCATGAAGGCGAAAGAGAAGACCTGAGTTTTCTTGGCGTAGATCTCACTGCAGGTGGTCGAATAAAATTGAAAGTTGTTAATAAGAAAGCCACCCTTTTTATTAATGACAAAATAGTTCATGAAACCGCTTATCGTATTCCACTGAAGAAATTCTATGGTATGCGTATAACTTTTGGTGGGATTGGTGTTATCGATGGATTTGCTTTAAAAGATCTCAAGACTGGGAAAATATACTCAGAAGGGTTAACGAATATCGGATCTCAATCTCAATAATATTATTAACCAGCTGAACTATACTGGTTCGAAAGCTGGTTAATCCTGTTTAAAAGACAACCCGACTTTTTGAAGGGTTGTCTTTTAAGGTGTGGAGAAAAGAGAACCGAATGTGAACCATTTGAGGGAAGATTTGTCAATTTTAGTAAATCTGGATTCGTTGCTACAAAGTTGTTAAGCATCGCAGATAACTTTTTGAAAGAAGACTGAGGATAACCAAAAACTCCTTTCACCCCATTAACTCAGTTACCAAATAGACAAAACTTTTACAGGCATCCAAGTAAGCTCTGCTTCAGCTCCGGTAATAGGCGATCTTCTCTATAATCTTGTTGTACTAATGCTATTACAGATTAGTGAAGCCAAACAAATCTACCCTTCAAATCAGATATTCATAATCACCAGACTTCTGATAATCTATCAGTTAATAAATTTTCAGTCCATCCCGAATGAATCCGAAATTAAATACCTGAATCAAATATGATTACTGTTACACTGTCATCTCTCCGACATTTCAGCAACTTGCTTAAGGTAATTTTCCGGTTTGAATTTGTAACTTTAAACAAACCCTCAATTTCAGAGCTAAATGGTCGACTCGTCAGATCATAAACAATTAGCAGAAAGCCTGCTTGCTCAGGTAGCAGATGCCACCCTTGGTCTTTCTGGCCATGATTTTATAGTTGAACTCGCAAAGAAAATACCTCCTATTATTAATATGCGCTATTGCTTTGTTGTAGAGTGCGCCAACAAGGAAAAAACAAGGTTACGTACCGTTGCCTTTGTTGAGGGCGACAAAGTGCTGGATAATATTGAATATAATACCGCAGAATCAGCATGCAGTATGGTCGTAAATGGCGATGCATACTATTTACCAAAAGGTGTCAAAAAATTCCATCAGGGAACAGCAGGAATTGAAGCATATGTGGCCGTTCCTATCATCAGCAAACTCACAGGTGAAATGCTTGGTCATATTGCTGCATCAGATCCAAACCCGATAACTGATAAAAAAAACCGGGTAGCTATTCTTAAAATTTTTGCAGCACAACTGGCAAGTGAACTGGAGCGAATGCAATCTGAAAAAGAACTCGAACAAAAAAAATATGACATCGAATTATACCGGCAAACCTTACGCAATCTTCACGAAGCAGTATTTTGGGTGAATGCCAACGGTAATATCATTGAAGTAAATGAAATGGCAACTCACATGACGGGAAGAAGTCGTGACGAATTGCTAACTATGAAAGTACCTGAACTTAACCCGTCTGAAATTGTTCAGGATTTTCCTGGGTTCTGGAAAAAACTAAGGAAAGCAAAAAAAATTACGTTTGAAGCAAAACATCTTCACAAAGAAGGTTATTTCTACGAAGTTGAAATAACAGGAAATTATATCGAATATAACGGACAGGAGTTTTCGTGCAGTATTGTAAGAGATATACGTAAAAAGAAAAAGGAAGAAGATATATTACGCATCATTTCCGAAGGCACTGCAGCTCTCACAGGTATGGATTACCTGCAAGGGCTCACAAAAATTGTTACCGAAGTTTTAGGTGTTCGTTATGCACTTGTATCTGAATGTGCCAATGAAGAAAAAACGAGAGTACGTACCATTTCATATGTTGATCGTAAACAAGTGCTGGAAAATATTGAATATGATCTTGAAGGCACACCTTGCC is part of the Lacibacter sediminis genome and harbors:
- a CDS encoding serine hydrolase domain-containing protein, which encodes MKKITGLFLALFALQCVFAQTLSPIVKQHHGFNYQRLAQIDTILKNYQDQNWLVGAVVIIVKDNQVVYYKGSGYANRSSKTKMQADAIFRIMSQTKAITSLAIMQLLEQGRLTLDQPISDFIPEFKKPKLINSYNASDTSYTTIAAKREITFRDLLTHTSGIGYPASGSDTMRAIYAKNNIPSGLGYFKGNALAKMKAVAALPLKHNPGSKYTYGLSTDVLGCLVEIISGESLETYFHKNIFEPLGMKDTYFNVPATKAGRIPTVYTEDENNYIIEWSPTFRNIDPGYPLFQKNTFSGGSGLSSTAFDYSIFLQMLLNGGRYNNKQILGRRTVELMLSPQLADNVFGDNNFCLGFEYTTEKTANLKMQNKGSFSWGGFYGSYYWADPKEKLICLIMTQHTPNSHKDFVDKITNTIYGSLK
- a CDS encoding MFS transporter, with amino-acid sequence MPLTEQKQTTSSGPLTMTEQKDKSIFSVAVLVAALGYFVDIYDLLLFSIVRVESLRSLNLTDAQLLTEGEAIIQWQMWGLLIGGILWGVMGDKKGRLSVLFGSILLYSIANIANGLVQTTDQYKVIRFIAGIGLAGELGAGITLVSELTPKEKRGLATSLVAGVGLTGAVAAFVLKLYFDWRTCYFVGGGLGIALLLLRVSVSESGMFHTVQKANVQKGNLFMLFNNKDRFKRYLLSILIGLPTWFVIGVLITFSNEFGKYMGITEKIDPGKSIMFAYAGISLGDILIGVLSQWLKSRKKALYIFYGITIFFMILFFTSQWNGSASRMYWICGGLGFGAGFWAIFVTMGAEQFGTNIRATAATTIPNMVRGMLAILILPLFQLLRGATDYYTGGWIAAVIIMAITIVAAILSKETFHKDLDFVE
- a CDS encoding SusC/RagA family TonB-linked outer membrane protein, with translation MKQKLLLFFSLCLLLTLPVLAQNKTIKGTVTDAASNLPLAGVSVVAEGTTVGTTTNESGQFTLQVATTVKKLTITFVNYRTTTVDITEDNLSIRLAAEVKGMDEVVVVGYGTQKKKDLTGSVSTIGAKDVGGRQTVQVSEALQGSISGVSVTRSSGAPGSGASIRIRGITTTGENSPLILVDGVPVNSIDNVNPNDVESISVLKDAASAAIYGSRGAAGVVLVTTKRAKNGQSSLEYNYEYAVQTPTSLPSFVGVQDYMRYFNEQSVNDGASSGPYPQAFINSYLDSNKVSPDRFPNTDWQRATMKYRFAPRERHDLVFTMGTGKLKTKASLGYQNAGAFYDNFNYNRYLVRLNNDLQINDRISVNLDIAYRRTTTKSTVSTPGFGSPVYEGRVLPPIYDDYYSDGRYAPGKDGRNPLAQIYEGGFGKSTQSQLLGRLAINVKPIKDLTLTALISPSFDFDKNKTFAKQIRFTDINDPSRVIFTNLRSTTFLNEGRTENLIMNGQFLANYRKDIGKYHSIEALAGYEENYNYFESISASRDGFPLTTFPYLSVGSQEFRDNSGNASESALRSFFGRVNYSFNDRYFIQGNIRYDKSSRFGKNYRDAMFPSVSAGWVLSEETFLKDVKWLSFLKLRASYGEAGNERIGNYPYQASLAASTALFYQGTAVVPLTGYAQTDFAIEDISWETTSTTDVGIDMTLLNSRLTVTADYFVRRTRDILLISDIPNYVGFNDPYDNLGTIGAKGWEIELGWRDHFGKVNYSVAANLSDAKTEVITISNPGSLGSIVNLKGYEFNSWYGYRSGGIFQNAGEVAASPVFPNTKPGDMKYNDLNKDGSISSDKDREVLGGSLPRYIYGGNIRLDYQNFDFGLVFQGVGKKLSLLPSESIQPFAEAFGNMPSAMVGRLWSVNNSAEQNKAATFPRLSRTSNGNNYLVSDHWLVNGAYFRVKNITLGYSMRQAFLKRAAVQSIRFYAAVNDLFSIHHFPKYIGADPEAANLGYPIVTTIMGGISVRF
- a CDS encoding RagB/SusD family nutrient uptake outer membrane protein, translated to MKKIYFTIILATALSACTKLDLNPLSEPSTGGFYSNQTELELAVNDLYRADFWANDNEYFSDNAWHRAQLGNTVTFGTMNADDAFALSLWTNAYKAIARVNAFIANKDRAAANTPASVITRLEAEVRLVRAYEYGRLITHFGDVPLIKEPIEISQAYNVTRTAKSEVLTFIFADLDFAIANLPVSFTTSQVKRFTRGSALAVKARIALYEGKWDIARDAAAAVMQLATGGTYALHASYRDLFLKAGETSKEIIISIPRDEAQKVFNAGGFVQDFICRNAGGFGAQIPTREIFDAYECKDGLPIDESALYDPKNPFANRDPRLTANIVEFNTQWLGYSYQPHPDTLTVFSSKENRRVSNRDTRAVAQFASFTGFLWRKGIDQTWADRLREDNDAILFRYAEILLTYAEAKIELGEIDASVLNAINQVRARAYGVAVTAVASYPSVTSVNATELKRIVRRERRVEFPLEGLRYMDLIRWKLAEKALTKPVIGLPDPAAQNRSKWPFPGVTPLDDDGVPDYSVFGTDVKKLADRNFDKNRQYLWPIPNVDRIQNPGLTQNPNYQ